The Centroberyx gerrardi isolate f3 chromosome 12, fCenGer3.hap1.cur.20231027, whole genome shotgun sequence genome has a window encoding:
- the pnisr gene encoding arginine/serine-rich protein PNISR isoform X2, which produces MWDQGGQPWPQWPLSQQQWMQSFQHQQDPGQVDWAALAQAWIAQKESTGTEQQTLQPNGQEIPGLEPVGQSNHGAFQGDPSFGRMWQPEWGMHGQPPPPPPPDQPWIPPGSGPMDVVNPSEDSNSQDSLEFNSEAHHGGYPQNSHGMELLPPTAPQPQASTPHTGRAPLRTDETADPPGSETGPGPPSSSLSNRRPQHH; this is translated from the exons ATGTGGGACCAGGGAGGACAGCCCTGGCCGCAGTGGCCTCTGAGCCAGCAGCAATGGATGCAGTCTTTTCAGCACCAGCAAGATCCAG GTCAAGTGGACTGGGCTGCCCTGGCACAGGCATGGATAGCCCAGAAAGAGTCGACAGGAACAGAGCAGCAGACCCTCCAGCCCAACGGGCAGGAGATCCCAGGCCTGGAACCTGTCGGACAGAGCAACCATGGAGCCTTCCAGGGTGACCCATCCTTTGGCAGAATGTGGCAACCGG AATGGGGAATGCACGGccagccccctcctccccctccccctgatCAGCCCTGGATCCCCCCGGGGTCAGGACCGATGGACGTAGTGAACCCCAGCGAGGACAGCAACAGCCAGGACAGCCTGGAGTTCAACTCTGAAGCCCACCACGGGGGTTACCCCCAGAACAGCCATGG CATGGAGCTGCTCCCTCCTACGGCCCCACAGCCACAGGCTTCCACCCCCCATACTGGCAGGGCCCCCCTCAGAACAGACGAGACAGCAGACCCCCCGGGTTCAGAGACCGGCCCAGGTCCCCCATCCAGCTCCCTGTCAAACAGGAGGCCCCAGCACCACTAG
- the pnisr gene encoding arginine/serine-rich protein PNISR isoform X1, with amino-acid sequence MWDQGGQPWPQWPLSQQQWMQSFQHQQDPGQVDWAALAQAWIAQKESTGTEQQTLQPNGQEIPGLEPVGQSNHGAFQGDPSFGRMWQPEWGMHGQPPPPPPPDQPWIPPGSGPMDVVNPSEDSNSQDSLEFNSEAHHGGYPQNSHGYGAQPDSYAMAPMAMNQFDYQHGAAPSYGPTATGFHPPYWQGPPQNRRDSRPPGFRDRPRSPIQLPVKQEAPAPLDAVKRRTLPAWIREGLEKMDREKQKRLERERMEKERAEMAKDEGKEDEADEGGDGPRIPRKSKFDSDDEGNEDEDDEKASVKKEFAGRSPSPPAEDSEPEMTEEEREFQLMVITKTLLTEILLEVTNEEIQHVAKETHRKATKAPAKQLAQSSALASLTGLSGIGDYGSDESEDEDDRSVRGSESSDTDEEELRHRIREKQDAFRRKEREMQQLQERQAQEALLAREEMAKERLSRERVDYDEGQSENLHKQEVREREAEPPVERRRSRSEKEGSEGRHSGRGKERSGRGGSDSPANGHSSSSRSTSSHSSSRSSSSSSSSTASSRSSSRSSSPRRKRRRSRSSSHKARRRSRSHSSHRRHSDRSEKGRDRRRGSTERSGRHKNDRSNSRDRRSRRSRSRSRERDRDRGRARDSRSRSRDRDREKDKDKERKRSRERRDSSHSSKHKQKASSKDRERRRERSRSHDKDKKKKDKDREKESDKKKEKPKAKEKEREKEKEKGSSVVAEENGKSKKRKESDSCTDSQSDKHSRQDSKASKKGSAKGSKRRSDSDSSRSPTPEVSKEKKSKKSKRSRSRSAEKSHKSGKKASRKHKSKSRSRSASPSRRSRR; translated from the exons ATGTGGGACCAGGGAGGACAGCCCTGGCCGCAGTGGCCTCTGAGCCAGCAGCAATGGATGCAGTCTTTTCAGCACCAGCAAGATCCAG GTCAAGTGGACTGGGCTGCCCTGGCACAGGCATGGATAGCCCAGAAAGAGTCGACAGGAACAGAGCAGCAGACCCTCCAGCCCAACGGGCAGGAGATCCCAGGCCTGGAACCTGTCGGACAGAGCAACCATGGAGCCTTCCAGGGTGACCCATCCTTTGGCAGAATGTGGCAACCGG AATGGGGAATGCACGGccagccccctcctccccctccccctgatCAGCCCTGGATCCCCCCGGGGTCAGGACCGATGGACGTAGTGAACCCCAGCGAGGACAGCAACAGCCAGGACAGCCTGGAGTTCAACTCTGAAGCCCACCACGGGGGTTACCCCCAGAACAGCCATGGGTATGGGGCACAGCCCGACAGCTACGCCATGGCCCCCATGGCCATGAACCAGTTTGATTATCAG CATGGAGCTGCTCCCTCCTACGGCCCCACAGCCACAGGCTTCCACCCCCCATACTGGCAGGGCCCCCCTCAGAACAGACGAGACAGCAGACCCCCCGGGTTCAGAGACCGGCCCAGGTCCCCCATCCAGCTCCCTGTCAAACAGGAGGCCCCAGCACCACTAG ATGCTGTGAAAAGGCGGACACTGCCTGCGTGGATTCGAGAGGGCCTTGAAaaaatggacagagagaagcagaagagGCTGGAACGAGAACGAATGGAGAAGGAGCGTGCCGAAATGGCAAAAGACGAAGGCAAAGAGGATGAGGCAGATGAGGGAGGCGATGGGCCTCGTATACCACGCAAGAGTAAATTT GACAGTGACGATGAGGGGAATGAAGACGAGGACGATGAAAAGGCCTCAGTGAAGAAGGAATTTGCCGGCAGGAGCCCATCGCCTCCCGCGGAGGATAGTGAACCTGAGATGActgaggaggaaagggagttCCAACTG ATGgtcattacaaaaacactgcTGACAGAAATCCTTCTTGAGGTCACTAACGAAGAGATCCAGCACGTGGCCAAAGAGACTCACCGTAAAGCCACCAAAG CTCCTGCAAAACAGCTGGCACAGTCAAGTGCACTGGCTTCTCTGACTGGTCTCA GCGGGATTGGTGACTATGGTTCAGACGAGAGCGAGGACGAGGATGACCGCAGCGTCCGAGGGTCTGAATCCTCCGACACAGATGAGGAGGAGTTGCGCCACCGCATCCGGGAGAAGCAGGATGCCTTCCGCCGCAAAGAACGGGAGATGCAGCAGCTACAAGAGAGACAAGCCCAGGAGGCTTTGCTTGCACGTG AAGAGATGGCGAAGGAGAGATTGAGCAGAGAGAGGGTGGATTATGACGAGGGACAGTCAGAGAATTTACACAAACAAgaagtaagagagagggaggcggagCCCCCGGTAGAGAGGCGTAGGTCACGCAGCGAGAAAGAGGGCAGTGAGGGCAGGCACTCGGGCCGAGGGAAGGAACGATCAGGGCGCGGTGGCAGCGATTCCCCGGCCAATggtcacagcagcagctcccgcTCCACttccagccacagcagcagtcgttcctcctcctcctcctcttcatccacaGCCTCCTCCCGCAGTTCCTCGCGGTCCTCCTCCCCACGAAGGAAGAGGAGGCGCAGCCGCTCTTCCTCCCACAAGGCTCGCCGGCGCAGCCGCAGCCACAGCTCCCACAGGCGTCACAGTGATCGTAGCGAGAAAGGCAgggacaggaggaggggcagcACAGAGCGATCCGGCCGTCACAAGAACGACCGCAGCAACTCCAGAGATCGCAGGAGCCGCAGGAGTAGATCcagatccagagagagagacagggacagaggcaGGGCCAGAGACAGCCGTAGtcgcagcagagacagagacagagagaaagacaaggataaagagaggaagaggagcagggagcGCAGGGACAGCAGCCATAGCAGCAAACACAAGCAGAAGGCCTCCagcaaggacagagagaggaggcgagaaAGGAGCCGCAGTCATgacaaagacaagaaaaagaaggatAAGGATAGGGAGAAAGAGTctgataaaaagaaagagaagccaAAGgctaaagagaaagaaagggagaaggagaaagagaaaggcagttctGTAGTTGCAGAGGAGAATGGCAAAtcgaagaaaaggaaagagagtgaCTCTTGCACAGACTCTCAGAGTGACAAGCACTCCCGGCAGGATAGCAAAGCCAGCAAAAAGGGCTCCGCCAAAGGCAGCAAGAGGCGCTCAGACTCTGACTCCAGTAGGTCCCCCACTCCCGAAGTTAGCAAGGAAAAGAAATCTAAAAAATCCAAACGTAGTCGTTCAAGGTCGGCGGAAAAATCTCACAAGTCTGGTAAGAAGGCAAGCCGCAAACACAAGTCTAAGTCACGATCAAG GTCAGCATCGCCGTCCCGCCGTAGCAGGCGCTGA